The Emys orbicularis isolate rEmyOrb1 chromosome 14, rEmyOrb1.hap1, whole genome shotgun sequence genome includes a region encoding these proteins:
- the CMTR2 gene encoding cap-specific mRNA (nucleoside-2'-O-)-methyltransferase 2 encodes MNKYTKPYVEQTTNLEKFSPVILAEIEELFEKKFSYTKPPNSDWKLPDSSDVFTCNHKEFNTLLALKDSMNEVKNQLSDKKLDAWHQHTSFTNKAGIIIPHVKKSVNAELCTQAWCKFHEILCSFPLLPKEALQNGELNSVHLCEAPGAFIASLNHYIKSHHIPCDWNWVANTLNPYHEANDTLVMIMDDRLIANTLPWWYFGPDNTGDVMTLKHLTGLQHFISNMTTVHLVTADGSFDCQGNPGEQEALVSPLHYCEAVTALMILGNGGSFVLKMFTLFEHCSANLLFLLNCSFEEVHVFKPATSKAGNSEVYVVCLHYMGREAIHPVLSKMMQNFGTEMVNKALFPQHVIPESFLKMHEECCAFFHKYQIETISENIRLFECIGEAEQVKLNNLRDCAVEFFMQRFHLKHITRNNWLVKKSHVGCSMNAKWFGQRNKYFSTYNERKMLESLTWEDKVAKGYLNHWTEEHTLSNAGKSCILEGSSCNLECNLWYVLEGKRLPRVKCSPFCDGDVLKNLNEAIKESLVGRLKTSSFSRRTQQPCHSCNVLTEALILSELSSLTKYHQKVPNEGCSDQIKCLVVGFPSLCDIKSQSNMEVRLLESATLLTFSCSLLHDGEPKYQQHLLDCLLRAINQLQLGDALILPVLSCFTRFTAGLIFVLHGCFSYITFACPISSEPLGTSAVLLCIGYRGLPNPVVEYLQHLNKLMSSLLSSDSPQQVLQFVPMEMLLKGMLLEFLWDLNTAIAKRQLHLMVQVEQQQMSSNL; translated from the coding sequence ATGAACAAATATACGAAGCCTTATGTTGAGCAGACCACAAATCTTGAAAAATTCAGCCCTGTGATTCTTGCTGAAATTGAGGAGCTCTTTGAGAAGAAGTTCTCATATACAAAACCACCGAATAGTGATTGGAAGCTGCCAGATTCCAGTGATGTGTTTACCTGCAATCACAAAGAATTCAATACACTCCTTGCTCTGAAGGACTCCATGAATGAAGTCAAAAACCAACTAAGTGATAAGAAATTGGATGCATGGCATCAGCACACTTCCTTCACCAACAAAGCTGGGATAATCATTCCTCATGTGAAGAAATCTGTGAATGCTGAGTTGTGTACCCAGGCTTGGTGCAAATTCCATGAGATTTTATGCAGTTTTCCCCTTCTCCCGAAAGAAGCTCTTCAGAATGGAGAACTCAATTCTGTCCATCTCTGTGAAGCACCTGGTGCTTTTATAGCCAGTCTCAATCACTACATAAAATCCCATCACATTCCCTGCGATTGGAACTGGGTAGCCAATACCCTAAACCCATATCATGAAGCAAATGACACCCTTGTGATGATTATGGATGACCGACTTATTGCAAATACCTTGCCATGGTGGTATTTTGGCCCAGATAATACTGGGGATGTGATGACATTGAAACATCTAACTGGACTTCAGCACTTCATAAGTAATATGACCACTGTTCACTTGGTAACTGCTGATGGGAGTTTTGATTGCCAAGGAAATCCAGGTGAACAAGAAGCGCTTGTCTCACCTCTACATTACTGTGAAGCAGTCACTGCTTTAATGATCCTTGGCAATGGTGGCTCCTTTGTTTTGAAGATGTTTACTTTATTTGAACATTGTTCTGCCAATCTGCTTTTTCTGCTAAATTGTTCCTTCGAGGAGGTCCATGTCTTTAAACCTGCCACTAGCAAAGCCGGGAACTCTGAAGTCTATGTAGTTTGTCTTCATTACATGGGCAGAGAGGCCATCCATCCTGTGCTGTCCAAGATGATGCAGAACTTTGGAACAGAAATGGTTAACAAAGCACTCTTTCCCCAACATGTGATTCCAGAATCTTTTCTTAAAATGCATGAAGAATGCTGTGCATTCTTCCACAAGTACCAAATAGAGACTATATCTGAGAACATCCGACTCTTTGAGTGCATTGGGGAAGCAGAACAAGTAAAGCTGAACAACTTAAGGGACTGTGCAGTGGAATTTTTCATGCAAAGATTCCACCTGAAACACATTACAAGAAATAACTGGCTAGTGAAGAAATCTCATGTAGGCTGCAGCATGAATGCAAAATGGTTTGGACAGAGGAACAAATATTTTAGTACATACAACGAAAGAAAGATGCTGGAATCCCTGACATGGGAAGATAAAGTGGCCAAAGGCTATCTTAATCATTGGACTGAAGAGCACACTTTAAGTAATGCTGGGAAAAGCTGCATTTTGGAAGGGTCATCCTGTAACCTTGAATGTAATTTATGGTACGTCCTGGAGGGAAAGAGGCTGCCAAGAGTAAAATGTTCTCCATTCTGTGATGGTGATGTCTTGAAGAATCTCAATGAAGCCATTAAAGAATCATTAGTAGGCAGACTAAAAACTAGTTCCTTTTCCAGACGAACACAGCAACCATGTCATTCTTGCAATGTTCTTACTGAGGCACTGATACTATCTGAGTTGTCTAGCCTTACCAAGTACCATCAGAAGGTACCAAATGAAGGATGCAGTGACCAAATCAAGTGTCTTGTGGTGGGCTTTCCGTCTCTTTGTGACATCAAAAGCCAGTCCAACATGGAAGTTAGGCTCCTGGAGTCAGCCACACTCTTGACTTTCAGCTGTTCTTTGCTTCATGATGGAGAGCCAAAATATCAGCAGCATCTTTTAGACTGCCTTCTGCGTGCCATTAATCAGCTTCAACTGGGAGATGCTTTGATTCTGcctgttctttcttgttttacaCGCTTCACAGCTGGCCTGATTTTTGTACTGCACGGCTGTTTCAGCTACATCACATTTGCTTGCCCCATATCCTCTGAACCTCTAGGGACCAGTGCTGTTCTATTGTGTATTGGCTATCGAGGTCTTCCAAATCCAGTTGTTGAGTACCTGCAGCACCTGAATAAACTAATGAGCTCTCTGCTCAGCTCAGACTCTCCCCAGCAGGTTTTGCAGTTTGTCCCTATGGAGATGCTTTTGAAAGGCATGCTGCTCGAGTTTTTATGGGATTTGAATACTGCCATTGCAAAGAGGCAGCTCCATTTGATGGTACAAGTTGAGCAGCAGCAAATGTCGAGTAATCTTTAA